One segment of Anomalospiza imberbis isolate Cuckoo-Finch-1a 21T00152 chromosome 2, ASM3175350v1, whole genome shotgun sequence DNA contains the following:
- the LOC137465591 gene encoding LOW QUALITY PROTEIN: olfactory receptor 52B2-like (The sequence of the model RefSeq protein was modified relative to this genomic sequence to represent the inferred CDS: deleted 2 bases in 1 codon) produces MPPSNLSSLTPDTVILTGIPGMEQLHVWISIPFCSVYVAALLGNGVLLLTMWTERSLQRPTYLFLAVLAVADLTLSTTAVPKMLALFWFRAREISFSACLTQMFFLHFTTVAELKILLAMAFDRFAAICFLLRYGAVLTPTAVAKTGLAALLRSFCIISPCVFLLRRLPFCGRTVIALTYCEHAGVACLACADISANVWYGLAVPFSVALLDLALIAVSYGFILLELSRLPSRPARRKAPHTCGSHACVLLLFHAPAVFTALTQCFGRSIPPELHILLANLYVLLPPLLNPAVYGVRTRQTRDRVLKVFVRPRSRLPRQERR; encoded by the exons ATGCCCCCGTCCAACCTGAGCAGCCTGACCCCAGACACAGTCATCCTGACGGGGATCCCGGGCATGGAGCAGCTGCACGTCTGGATCTCCATCCCATTCTGCTCCGTGTACGTGGCCGCCCTGCTGGGCAATGGTGTCCTGCTGCTCACCATGTGGACGGAGCGCAGCCTCCAGCGGCCCACGTACCTCTTCCTGGCCGTGCTAGCCGTCGCCGACCTCACGCTCTCC ACCACGGCAGTGCCCAAGATGCTGGCTCTGTTCTGGTTCCGAGCCAGGGAGATTTCCTTCAGCGCCTGCCTGACCCAGATGTTCTTCCTGCACTTCACCACCGTGGCGGAGTTGAAGATCCTGCTGGCCATGGCCTTCGACCGCTTTGCTGCCATCTGCTTCCTGCTGCGGTACGGCGCGGTGCTGACCCCGACCGCCGTGGCCAAGACggggctggcagctctgctgaggagTTTCTGCATCATTTCCCCCTGCGTCTTCCTGCTGAGGCGGCTGCCGTTCTGCGGGCGCACCGTCATCGCGCTCACCTACTGCGAGCACGCGGGCGTCGCCTGCCTGGCCTGCGCCGACATCTCCGCCAACGTCTGGTATGGGCTCGCCGTGCCTTTCAGCGTGGCCCTGCTGGACCTGGCCCTCATCGCCGTCTCCTACGGCTTCATCCTCCTGGAGCTGTCCAGGCTCCCGTCCCGCCCTGCCCGCCGCAAGGCCCCGCACACCTGCGGCTCCCACGCCtgcgtgctgctgctgttccacGCGCCCGCCGTCTTCACTGCCCTGACGCAGTGCTTCGGCCGCAGCATCCCCCCCGAGCTCCACATCCTGCTGGCCAACCTGTACGTGCTGCTCCCCCCGCTGCTGAACCCCGCGGTGTACGGCGTGAGGACGCGGCAGACCAGGGACAGGGTTCTGAAGGTGTTCGTCCGCCCCCGGAGCCGTCTGCCCAGACAAGAGCGAAGGTGA